The window aataaaaataaaaaaattataaaaataaacacgattatgattttataaaaatatccATAAACATACATAACCATCGTTATTAAAAACTTTACTACAAATTGACCTCTCTCAAACTCAATCGTATCTTAAATGATTAATTAATCCAAAACTTTTCGTAATCCAAGGGTACGTGATTACACGCACTCTCGCTTTGAATCTCAGATCCCAACCTCATTTTACGTGGCAGAACCTAATTGGCTAAAACAAATCAACGGTCCAGATCTTTTATTTAGAATAGAGAGTAATCAGATCCAACGGTGGAAAGAAAGAACCGTAAAAACCTCAGCGAAAGCGACAATGTACGCTGCAACCGAGGAGTGTGTCTGTAAGAACAGTGTGAGTGAAGAAAGAGATAGAGAGAAGAGAGATATAAACACACAGCGCGCACCATTCTCCACTGTCCAAGGAGATCACGCACCGAACCTAAcactattctctctctctctctttctctctctagttTTCTCTCTCTAGTCTTCGGTGCTTCAAGTTCAACCAACACTACTCTAGTTCATTGTGTTGTTTACTTTGATTAATGTTGAGTTGAGTTGGAAGATTCCGGTTTGGTGATTTTGACCCGGGTGATGGATCCGGGTTCGATGATGAACGAGGGTTCATTTCCGAATGGGAGTGGGAATACGACGCCGTTTAGTTTAGCGGAGATCTGGCAGTTTCCGCCTGCGATTAATGGCGGCGGAGGTGGATTGGGACTTAGGAGGCCGCAATTTGGAAACGGTTTGGGACAGTTTGGGGAATTTGGAACCGGTTCGAACCGGGATGTGGATGGACCGGACCAGAGAGTTGTTTTGAACCATGGTGGTGTTGGTGGTGGGAAGAAGAGGCGTGACTCCGAAGATGTTGATTCACCTAAGTGTGTTTCCACTAGTAATGGCGGTGCCAATGCTTTGgtatttttttcttccatttttttttttgcttaatttGTTGATTAAGGAAGTGAGCTGTTGTTATAATGAATAGAAAAGGATCTAATTATGTTGTTAATTATGGTTAAATATGTATTTATGCTAAaaacatgttttttatttttgggaATTTTTTGCAATTTTCCCGCTTaagatttttcttgattttttttgcattttaaaGGAATAAAATAGTGTTATAAATTGTAATGATGATTTTAGCAATTTCACAAACTATTTTCATTGTTGTGGAAGTGTAATCTTAACCCGTATTTGATTATTGATATCTTTGCAATTTAATGAAAGAGTTGTTTGGATTGTGCAGAATGATGGTGATGGAAAACGGTCGAAAGCGTTAGGGAACAGGAATGATGATGGTAAAGTTGAAGGAGAAGCCAGTTCAGGAAAGCCTGCGGAGCAAAGCAGTAAGCCGCCTCCTCCCGACCCTCCGAAGCAAGATTACATTCATGTTCGAGCTAGAAGGGGTCAAGCTACTGATAGCCACAGTCTTGCAGAACGCGTAATTTACTCTTCGTTTACACCTTTTTCAAATTCTTGAGTTATTGTTTTTggtgcttttcctttttctaaTTGTTAGGAGCAAGTTCTTAGACAAGACATGACTGATTTTGAGGGCGTGCAAGACAAGCTACTACATAGAGCCCAAAATTTGACATGGTTAACCATGACTAAAAAGGAGGGTTAAAAAATTGTGACAAAATATGACCTCTATTTGTTTTGCAACAACATTGTAACTAACCTACAAAGAATCTCCGCAAAAACTTAAGATGGCTCTGAAACAAGAAATCATCATTGGGTTGAGAAGCTTGAATTTTCCTCCAACTAGTAGTAAAATTAAAAAGCAGTCTGCTATCACAATTGTGGCTGCAACATAATCAGCCATATTTGACTTTGATTCTTCACAATATAAGAATTAGGACGCGATTATGGCCGTGATTTGAAGCCTTGTTTGTATTTGTTTAAGGAAAATGTAAATTTATGATTCTGTTGCAATTAGAGCTTATGATTGTGTTTCTAATTGGACAGGCTAGAagggaaaagattagtgaaaggaTGAAAATTCTTCAGGATTTAGTTCCTGGTTGTAATAAGGTAATTTTTTTTCTACTTGTAAACTTTTTCTTCTCTTATATACACATAAAtagaattaataaattaataataataacaataataatattaataataataaataaaaggaaGTTACTTAAAGCAGTAAAAACATTCTAATATTATCATATTTGTAAGAAATAATAAATTGTTAGACTTGCTTCAATTCAGGTTATTGGGAAAGCATTGGTCCttgatgaaataattaattatattcaaTCACTTCAGCGCCAAGTGGAGGTATCGATTCTATTTCTGATTACGGTATCTGCTGAATTATAATCTTTGAAAAAATtatatgttttgaatttgatttttgaggATATGTTACTGGATGTCACAGTTTTTGTCGATGAAACTTGAAGCAGTTAATTCTAGACTTAACACTGGCATTGAAGCCTTTCCTCCAAAAGATGTAAGTCTAGACATCCCTTGATTCTAATTCTCCATCTATAATCAAGTTTTTCTTTTAACAATGAATCTCTAATCAAGTAGAAAGCTTTTTTTAATCCTCTTTATATGAAGATTTTACTTTTGATAAACCATGAATTTTGGTTCAATTGCAAATTTAGTGCTGTGTTACTATGTAAATTATGGATAAAATCGGTTAGGATAAATCGAGTTTATCTACTAGCATAAATACTCGTGAAAATGTCTGAGAAAGTTTGTTATAAAtgcttaattaagttgtttaccaaacatgactttttcttcttctttccagTATGGTCAACAAACATATGATCTAGCCGGCATGCCATTTGTTTCACAAGCTACAAGAGAGCCAAGCAGGGGTTCATCCCCAGAATGGTTACATATGCAGGTAGGTGGCGGTTTCGAAAGAACATCGTAGGGTACGAGATCCCTTCACCGTGTAATAATAAAATGCATAAACGAGCagtattccattccattccacccCATCTCCGATTGCTCCTatattataaaacaaaaaatGATATACTTAAGGTGTTAAAGTCCAATGGACAGTTCATTCCCATTTTCTACACAAAAGAATGGAGCTGTTTCTGTTTTCTACAATAGGACTGCTTCAGTTTGTGGTTTAGCTTTTGAAAATGAATTCATTTACTCAATATTGTGTACTATATAGTGGACTTTCAGGTTTTTCTTTCTTGGTATTTAACGTGACTTATAAGTGATTATTCTTGTATAAGAATGCTGCTTGTCTTGAATACATAATGCTTACATTTTGTGTAGTAGTCTCGAGATTCATGTTTGTTTGTGTAGTAAGATTCAATAAATAAAGCTAATGTAGTTTTTCAAAATTGTTCTCTGGCTTTTAGTTTTAGTCAAATTATTTGTGTAGCTTGGAGTAGAGCCGTTTTTGAAAACGTGTCGGGTAGACTATCATATGACGTAAAATTTGTTATGGTTAAATTGTACTTAAATAGGACGTCATAAATATTTTGTCACTGTCAAAATGTGATGAGGTAGGATCTCTAATTATTTTGTCATAGTTGAAATGAGATTAACTTACAAAGATTCTATGAACTTGAGGCGGCTCTAATTGTAGTTATAGTTAGTTGATACTCCATGGAAAACTCTTTGCAAGTAAAATCTAACACAAGGTATTGATTGTGAGGAAGAGGAAAGAAAACTATTTAGAAATACTATGTAATCAAAAATTGTGTAAAGGAATCCCCCAGTTGACAAGATGAAGAAATCAAAAGGAAAGTAGATTAAGAACTtgatttagtttttaaaattattaaaggaAAAATATGTTTGGGAGGTTTCTTTTCTAAAAGTAGTTTCCCAAGACTTTtcaatttaattgtttttaaatttaaaagagaAATTCTTAACCCACCTTTTGGGTTTCTTAACTATCATGTGTGTTGTCAAAACtatttggattggtttggatttgaACACCCCTACTCAAGGGCACGATGATTTGTcttaccacacttgaaacatCTCAGCACCTTATTAGTACAATCGTTTGCGTGGTGACCTGGTTcaccacacttaaagcacttgaCAAAAACAGGAGCTCCTCTCCCACTTAGCTTTTCTCATCAGACACTTTCCGTTTCCCTTTATCAGCATGGGTACTATACGGCTTCCCACGGTCTTGATTCTTCCCTTTCTTCTCGTTTTAACTCTTATA of the Vicia villosa cultivar HV-30 ecotype Madison, WI unplaced genomic scaffold, Vvil1.0 ctg.001416F_1_1, whole genome shotgun sequence genome contains:
- the LOC131635053 gene encoding transcription factor BHLH089-like; the protein is MDPGSMMNEGSFPNGSGNTTPFSLAEIWQFPPAINGGGGGLGLRRPQFGNGLGQFGEFGTGSNRDVDGPDQRVVLNHGGVGGGKKRRDSEDVDSPKCVSTSNGGANALNDGDGKRSKALGNRNDDGKVEGEASSGKPAEQSSKPPPPDPPKQDYIHVRARRGQATDSHSLAERARREKISERMKILQDLVPGCNKVIGKALVLDEIINYIQSLQRQVEFLSMKLEAVNSRLNTGIEAFPPKDYGQQTYDLAGMPFVSQATREPSRGSSPEWLHMQVGGGFERTS